In Bacillota bacterium, the DNA window TTCCCTGCGTTATGATCTGGATGGCCGAATCCTGCAGGAGGCAATACAGGAGACCCTGGGTCGGCGAGGAACCCCGGTGGATAGGGAACCAGCTGCTCTATCGGTTTGTTTTGCCGAGGATCCTGGCAGGCTCAGACAGTGGTCAGCCTTTTTATCGCGCATTGGTTGCGCCCACAGCGGTCCCTCTTTAGCAGAGGTCATGGAACGCATTCGGTGTTTTCTCGGACCCGTCTTCGAAGCACTGTGCACGGAAGGAGAATTCTTTAGACTATGGGTCAGCTCGTCCGGCCAATGGGAAGCGTACGGAAAGTCCCGCGAGTTAATGTGTAAGCCCTAATGCTGTTCTCCTCCATTATTTGCCGGGGAGTCCGCGTCTGAAGACATGGCAAGTATTAGGGCCGTGCTTCCCGATCACTTTTGTATTTCTCCATAATCCCTGAGCATAAGGACTGTCGGAAGCTCGCAGATCTTATCGGGACAGATGATGCTGATCGGCGGCAGTGTCGCGGAGGCATTTGGGGTTCGCTCCGAAAAATGAACTTGCCTAAGTATCAAGACCGTCTTTTTATATAGGACGAGTAAGGATGACCAAGTCCAAAATCCACGGACGGGATGCCAGTGGGTGTTGGGCTTGACAACTTTCTTTCAATATGCCTAATGCTACGCTGCCACTTATGCAACTCCTGCCAATTCCGCCGCCCAGGCGCCTGTGCGAGGCTGTTCAAGTACAGACTGGTCCACCACTCGACGAGGGGAAATGGAGTGCTATTGCCTATGTGGCAAAGTAGTACTAATTGTAGGCATAGCCATCGTCAGTAATCCACGGCAACCGCGACGATTTGTTGAAGTCTCTGGTCATGTTCAAACCCTCCCTTTGGGTCCAATGACTTCGCGTATCAGCGGCGCCCGCTACCGGTCCGACTCGAGACACCCACCCTCCTATTGCGTCCGCTGGATACGCTTGTTACTTGTTAGACGGTACCTTCATGTCAACTGATCGGATAATCTCGTCGACGTCCTCTTTACTTCTGATACGCATAATATCCGTTGACCTTCTAGTGAGCTGGAGGACTCGACTCAATCTCAACTGGGAATATCCAAGAATCCTATGCTTAGCGTAGCGAATTAGTGACCGGTCTTTGTTTGGGCCCATCTGCAATCTAATAAAGACATTCTCATAGTTGGCGTATAACACCAATGTGTAGACCATGCCAGAAGTAGTACCAAGACGCGTCTCTGTTCCACCAGTGGCTGTTCGACCCGGACGACGTGGACCCGGAACTAAACGATTCACGAGATCTCTCGCCTCAACTGGCAGCTAGGCCATCATCCAAAACCCCTTCATTCCCGACTTCCGGGAATTTTGTCTGGCAGTCCATGATTTTGCCCCGCTATTCACGGCTGACGGAAAACCACTGAAATCCCAAAAGCAGATTTGGGGTAGCCCCTTATATTTTGTCCTGCCCACTGCGTCCTCACGGACATGACTTTTCAGGTTTGCGTGCCCGGATAAAGGCGCTGGCCAGAGACCCGGTGTAAGATGCCAGTTCTCCTTCCATTTCACTGTTTGAAAATCCCTCTGGCAGATCAGACCGGTCAAAGACACGGACTATCTCCAGTTCCACATCGATAAAACCCGCTTCTTCCAACAGCCGGCGGTATTCTGTCTCCGTCAGGGCGCCGGCAACGCAGCCTGTCCAAAGCTCAATGTTTTGCCGCAGCCGGTCAGGTATCTCTCGCCGCCATGCCATATCGGAAACGGCAAGGCGGCCGCCAGGTTTGAGCACACGGAAAGATTCCTTGAGCACCCTGGCTTTGTCCGCGGCCAGATTGATGACACAGTTCGAGATGACTACGTCCACGTGATTGTCCGGCAGCGGGATGTTTTCCATATCGCCCTTTAAGAACTCCACGTTGGTCAGCCCGCTCTGGCGTCGGTGTTCTTCGGCCAGGGCTAACATTTCGTCGGTCATGTCTAGGCCGTACACCTTCCCCTTTGGGCCTACCCGCCTGGCGCTCAATAAAACGTCCAGCCCAGCGCCACTACCTAGATCCAGGACTACCTCGCCCTTCTTTAAGTCCGCCAGGGCGGTGGGGTTACCGCAACCAAGAGAAGCATGAAGCAGTTCGCGGGGCAGGCCCACCGTTTCCCCCAGGGTATAGTTACAGGCACCGAAGCATCCTTCATAGGCACAGCAGCTTCCTGCCTTGCCCGATTGGACCATCCGGGCCGCCATGGCGTATTTTCCCTTTACGGCTTCTTTCAAAGAATCACTCATGGGCAACAACCTCCCTTTAATTTCCTCGTGGCTTCAACAAGCAGGTCCAGGCCCTCCAGGACGACCTGCCATTTTTCCGTGGGAATCTGCCGCAGAATCTCCTGGACGTACTCATTCATGCCCCGGTTGATAGCCTCAACCAGTTCACGGCCGGTGCTCGTCAAAAACAATGCCAACCGGCGGCGATCCCGGGGATCGACCTCTTTTTTCAAGAGTCCACGACGCACCAGGCCATCGGCCACCCGGCTGACGGTACTCAAATCCAGCTCTAATGCTGTGGTCAGCTCGCTCAGGGATGTCTCTCCTTCCTTTCGGCGGGAAATCTCCAGCAGCAAGTGGCATTGGGAAAGGGTTACCCCGCAGCAACCCACTTCACTTTTTT includes these proteins:
- the arsM gene encoding arsenite methyltransferase, which translates into the protein MSDSLKEAVKGKYAMAARMVQSGKAGSCCAYEGCFGACNYTLGETVGLPRELLHASLGCGNPTALADLKKGEVVLDLGSGAGLDVLLSARRVGPKGKVYGLDMTDEMLALAEEHRRQSGLTNVEFLKGDMENIPLPDNHVDVVISNCVINLAADKARVLKESFRVLKPGGRLAVSDMAWRREIPDRLRQNIELWTGCVAGALTETEYRRLLEEAGFIDVELEIVRVFDRSDLPEGFSNSEMEGELASYTGSLASAFIRARKPEKSCP
- a CDS encoding MarR family transcriptional regulator — protein: MPSVCLRRLLVELVRAVQLLEKSEVGCCGVTLSQCHLLLEISRRKEGETSLSELTTALELDLSTVSRVADGLVRRGLLKKEVDPRDRRRLALFLTSTGRELVEAINRGMNEYVQEILRQIPTEKWQVVLEGLDLLVEATRKLKGGCCP